DNA sequence from the Chiroxiphia lanceolata isolate bChiLan1 chromosome 26, bChiLan1.pri, whole genome shotgun sequence genome:
TAGACCctgctgggctttgctttctctgcctctGGGCTCTCCCTGGGCTTTGGCAGGGCCCAATGCCTGGGAGAAAAGTGGATTTTGTCCAACTCACTATTGGTTGCCTCTCTTCTTGTGCTCTTTGTTTGTCCACATGTAGTTCTGCCTTAGAGATAGAGCTACCTCCACATCTTTGTGGTGTCCAAAGATGGAGTCTTCATCGGTGGGGTTTAACccaccagctccatcccagggcTTCAGTGCTTGCCCGTTCAAACCGCAGTCCCGCTGCTGGCACTGgacaccccagcacagcctccctcccacacacacacggaaacagccacacacacacacaggcgCTTCCCCCGTCTCACAGGACACTCTGGCTGCAGAAAACGGGATTTTTGGGGAAAGACCAAACCAACTGAGCAAAAGGGGCTGCGGGGAGGGGACCCTGCCACACGTGCTGACCCCCTGGACATTGCAGCTGCTCAGGACACCTGGGGCTGCCTGGATCACCTCTTCCTATTCCCTGAGGGGGAGCTTTGGAGGGCCCAGGGCATCCCACCCCCTTGTTCCCAGGTGCCCAGGGAGTAGCTATGGGGGTCCTAAGCCATTCTGTCTCCCTCTTCTCACCCCCCTGTTCCCAGGACCCAGGAAGAAGCTATGGGGGTTCTAAAGtgtgctgggggaaaaaagttttccccctgcagttaaaaaaatggtaaccccccAGGGCTACCCCAGGGGGGTactgatccattgtaaatactgatttatcaCTGGAGAGATAGTGAAGATTATGTATATGATGTATTATAATAGTCAGTTGTCTACTCATTGTAATATAAtccccttccccccatattgagtcttgtcTTGTGtttggaaaacccatctcacactgggctgagatgtgggaggggggcttggactcggGAATTGGAgtttggggctctcaaaccagGACATAAAGGCATCCCACCCCCCTGTTCCCAGGGAAAAGCTACGGGGGTCCTAAAGGcatcccacctccctctccccacaccccTGTTCCCAGGACCCAGGAAGAGGCAATGGGGGTCCTAAAGGCATCCCACCCCCTTGTTCCCATGGCCCCAGGGAGAAGCTTGCAGGGTCCCATTCCCAAGTCCAAGGGAGGCTCCTCGGGGTGTCCTGAGCACGGCAGCCGCCTGCAGCATCCTCTCTGCAGAGAGGGGTCACGGAGTCAGCGGCCCAGattttggggggctggaggcagggcaGCGTCCGGCCAGGAGCATCTTGGCTCTGGGCAAAGGCATTTCCTCAAACTTCTTCCACCTGCAATAATGACGGCGGCCTGAAGGATGCTCTCAGACTGCAGGTTGGCAGGCCAAAAGATTTTCTTACAAACAAACTTGTTCTGTTTAGCTACTTTTCCTCTGTCCACGCGCTCATATAATACATGTCATTGGTTAAGTGTTCTTGTTCACCTCTCTGTATCTCATCACTAATTGGTCTCCAGCTTCTGTGCACACGCCCCATCCTGTCTCCTGACAGGTCACCGGCGCCATCTCTTCTCATGTCCAAACACATTCCTCtatctgcagctgcttttcttctctttctcacacTTTCTTCCTTAATGACCTTTTACTTGTTCCTTTGCCAGGCCACAGCTGTAGCTCAAGGTCAAAGCTGCCTTACTACACAAGAACAGCAAGGAAATCACATCCAAGGAAATAGCACAGAAGGAAGGAACATTCCAGGAAAGGATCAAGGAAATAGatgctgtttcctttctgttctttccttggCTATTCCCTTGGATCCTAGTTCCTTGGTTAGTTCCTAGGTTATTTCCTTAGATCCTGTTTCCTTACTGCTAAGAAGATAACAGTTCAGGAAATAGCCCCCGAGCAAAGTCTCAGCAGTTCCTCTGTTGGAATAGGGGCTGGAGCACTGGCATCCCTCTTACTTCTTCTCTGCCTTCTCGCAGGTGAAGTTCTTCACATTCTGTCTCTTTCTGGAAGGCATCTGTGTTCCCTTGCTGTCTCTCTTTCTGGgattcttcttccttttatcaAGCACATCCATGATGTATTGAGCCACCAGCAAATCCCCCTCGCCGAGCTCAGAGAAAGCCCTGGGAAGTGCCATGGAAGAGAAGGATTGGGAGAGGTGAGGGTGAGCAGGCAGTGCAGACAGACAGGCAGCACTGgcacctgctccctgcccttaCCTCTTGTGGCACTTTGAGCCACCACAGAAgtccaaaatccaatttccaggctttccccaccccttcccacaatttatctcaacaccaaagagaaaactttcaggcAAGAGGCTTCTCtaggggaaaggggaagtatatacattttattCTACACAATAAATACACAATAAATACTTGTACAACCTAAAGGCAACTATAGATATTATACATTTCTATCAGTCCTTTTAAGCCTctccctttaactttagtccaggaaaaGCCCTTAGGCTGATAGGTAACACAGTCTCTCTCTCGTGGCGGTGTTCAGAGAACCAGAATGCTCCCCCCACCAACCCTATGGGGGTCCTAAAGTCATCCCACTTCTCTCTTCCCACCCCCCTGTTCCCAGGTCACCAGGGAGAAGCTATTGGGGTCCTAAAGGCATCCCacctccctcttcccacccccCTCTGTTCCCAGGGAGAAGCTATGGGGGTCCTAAAGGCATCCCacctccctcttcccacccccCTGTTCCCAGATCCCCAGGGAGAACTTGGAGGGTCCCAGGGcatcccacccccaccccctttCCCAGGTCCCAGGGAGGGTCCTCGGGGTGTCCTGAGCACGGCAGCCGCCTGCAGCATCCTCTCTGCAGAGAGGGGTCACGGAGTCAGCGGCCCAGATTTTGGGGTCAGCTCTCTGTTCGGTACTGTCTCTGCTgccgctcctgctgcccactcacagtggagaaaggCTCCTTCAGCTCTTGGCCACAGTACTCagcccagtttaacactgtttccgaGTTTCCGCAGCCCCAGCCGGGGGGTGTTGGGGACGATGAAGAGAACAACCGagaggaatgggagagatatCAGGCGTGGAGGAGAATTTATAATTCCTAAAAAGACCTTTACCACTGGAATGGACTTTTCCAGCCTAAAAGGGCTGTACATGGACTGGACAGTTATACCCCTGTTACCCCCAGTTGTTTCCAGTTTACCCCAGTTTATTATTATGGAGTTATCAGTGTGTTTGTGCCcctggttgttgttttaaaacCCTGTCCTCCAtattgtctccttcctcccctcacagttttcccgccagAGCCTGTtgctctcccctgctttcccgctcctctgcctgtgattggctacagtttgctgcagtgcagaagTAGCTCCCATTGGCCCTTTCCCCCAGATACCCTAAGTCACCACCCCTCCTAgtcctaatatccaatctttACCCTTCCTGACCtgtcaatccttccctcctccccttgcttgaGCCCAACCCCTAAAGTCACCCTATATAAGTCTGTGTTTCCCTCAATAAAATCGGCATTGCTTCCTCACCCTCAGCTGTGTCCTAGCCTTTTTGCAGTGCCCtatccttttcctttcaacccacgagctgtggcaggggggggctggggggccttGGTTCCCAGTGGGGCTCCTGGCCCCTCTCTCCTCGTGGCTCAGACCATGGCTGCCTCTCTTCCAACTACGTCACCATCCTTCTTTTCTGGTGtcatacattttaattttgcaggggCGCTGATTGGGTTTGTGAGGGGTCAGGCTTAGCGGCTGATTTTGGGCAATGCTTCTTCATGTGGCCTTTTTGCCACAATTAAAGCATGTTTGTGGTCCAGTTAGAGCAGCAGCAAGTAGTCTGGCTTTATGAGACCTGGACCCCACATTTTTGCACGTGTCAATCATTTCAAGGAGGCTAGGGTCCTTAAGCATATaccaatttattaaataaaatgtcttgACTTCTTTCTGCTGAACCTGGCAAGCAATTGCCTCCCTTAGCCTTGTGATGAAGTCTACAAATGGTTCCTTGGGTCCTTGATTTATCAGTGTGAAGGATGGCATCTGGATGTACAGCTCGGCCACCTTCTTCAAGGCCTCAACTGCCAATTCTTTTGTAatatccaaatattttaaatctacaAGGGCCTGGTCTTGCCACCGGGTATAATTGCCCTCTCTATATAGCACAACAATTGCATTATTTGCTGGAATTCCTCGCCTATCAATTTTTTCATTGACATATTTAATTATGAGCTTTTTCCACTCAGCCTCAAAGGCTGATGATTGCACAGTGGAAAGCAGGCCATCAACTATCGCCCTGATATCATAAGGCTGTTTCcgtgtgtgtgtgggagggaggCTGTGCTCGGGTGTCCAGTGCCAGCAGCGGGACTGCGGTTTGAACTGGCAAGCACTGAAcccctgggatggagctggtggGTTAAACCCCACTGATGAAAACTCCGTCTTTGGACACCACAAGGATGTGGAGGTAGCTCCATCTCCAATACGGAAATACATTTGGACAAACAAAGAGCACAAGAAGAGAGGCAACCAATACTGGGTTGGACAAAATCCGCTTTTCTACCAGGCGTTGGGCCCTGCCAAAGCCCAGGGAGAGCCCACaggcaaagaaagcaaagcccagcagGGTCTAAACAGGAACCTGGATTTTCTGTCTGACCCGCTGGTTAACAACGGCCCCGCTGCAATCAGCAGGGTAGAGGACAGGGCTGAAGGAGAGCCTTCCTCTCCAGGTGGGCACTTCCCCCTCCTGCCTGACAACACAGAGACATCTTGGAAGCAAGAAGAGGAAAGGTCCAGGCTCCTCAACAAGCCAGGTAGCCCTGAGGGCCCAGACGTTTTGCCCGTTCCAGGAGAGGACTTTGAAACCACGGTCGATCGTTCCCTGCGCTTGCTGGTGCCGGACGAAGGCCTGCGGATGTTCATGGCCCACATGGAGCGAGCCCTGAGGACGGACTGCAgcctgcctgggctgcagctggccTGTGCCAAGATGGTCTCCAAGACTGGGCTGCTTATAAATCTCCTCAGCAAGAGACAAGAGAACAAAGGAGCCTCTGCTTTCACGGGACAGTGTCCTATGGAAAAGAACATCTCCAGACGCACAACCTTGGAGGAGGGCAAGGAACACACAGGGGAGGTaggagagctgctgggcactgctggatgTGGCCTTCAGGGCAATGGGGAATGGAAGGAGCAaccttctctcctctgctgatCTTATCTCCTTTTCTCACTCCAGAAACAACAGCCCAGGGACAAAGAAATATCCTTAGTGGTACTCCTGTCTGCCGTCACCACTGTTTTTGTGATGTTCAAGTGTGTCCTCCATGTAAGCTGATAACTCCTTTGACAGACAGCTGTCAGTCAAGCCCTGtagctgcctgcagagcccagctgagGAGCCCCGTGCACGTGCCGGGTAGCACAGGAGATGTTTGGCCAACCCTGGAGCTTGTGGCAGCATCCACACCCCCAGCTCAGCAGGGTTCAGCCTGCTTGGGGGAAGCTTGTCTTGGCATCCTTCCTCACTCTCCCCAGcaaagctttgctttgctctccTGCCTTCAGCCATGCAGCAATGGGGTTAGGAGAGCTTTTGCCCTCTCTTGTTTTGCAAAGTATGGCAAGAAAATTCTGATGTTACAtgtctccctttctccttccccagttGTGCTTTGGATCTTGTGCAGATGGTTCCCAACCCCGACACAGTAGGAAATCATTGCTGAGTGGTTCGTGTCAATACTGTGCCAACAAGAGTCTTTACTCTGAAGAGCAACTCATCCCCAGGCCCCCCAGCCTTGCAGGAGCCGCTGCCAAAGACTCCCCTGCCTTTGTTTAAAACACGTTGCTTTTGGGAGAGACCCAGCAAAGGAGCCCAGAGTGGGAGCGATGGGCACAGATGTCAGAGCACATCCCAACCAGCCCTTCTCTGTGACAGTGCTGCTCACCCCTGGATGGCTTGGATGAGTTGGCCACTCAGTGCCATCCCTGCTGGGGCTCCCAATCTTCCTTAGGCTCTCCTGAAAGGCCCCTCGAGCAGGAAGAGGTgttggccctgctgctgccctccctgtccAAACCCGcctgcttcttttcctgtttttttcttttgttttcagtttctttgtaATTCTGTGATGGAGGTGGAGAAAGAACAAGAAGTTAGAGGATGTAGAGGTGTCATAGTTTCAGATTGCTCCCCTTGAAGCTGGAGGGCTCATTCCCAGCCACGCCAGCCAGCGCTGTCCCTTCTGGGGCTCCCCAAATTCCTCAGGCTCTGCTGAAACACCTGCCAGAAGCAGGGAgaggtgctggcactgctgctgccctccctggcCAAACCTCCCTGTTCATGGACTGGGAGCAGGAATTCTGTGGAGATGATGcccaaaagcctttttttccccgtCTCCCTTGCAAACTCCAATGGTTTGCCCTGCTGGAAATGTCACTTCCCGACTCCTCCAGTGGCTGCTTCCCTGACAGGGCAGGGCACACTCAGCCTTTCTGCCCTCAACCACCATCAACAGCTGTCTTCACTTTTGAtccttattttccccttttgatTTCTTCAGGTTCTTTGAGAAACTTcagtggagagggaggaagaaggagtaCAGCGAGGGAGAGGCTGtaaagcagggaagggaagagagcaCATTCTGTTCTCTCTTACAGCAGTGGCCAAATTAAGTTTGAGCTCGGCTTTTGCCTTTCTAACTTTCTCCCTGCATAACTTGGTGACATCCTCGCCGTTCTCCTGCATTgctgccccttcttccaaagcTGTAAATTCTGTCTTTTCCCTCAGTCCCAGCCAAAGctccctcctcagctgctgtgcttccCTGCGAGCTTGTCCTCTGGCACATGGGCACAGCCTGTTCCTGCCTGTGCCCTAAGGTTTCCTTCTTGGAGAATGTCCACTCTTCCTGGACTTCTTTGCCCCTCAGGGCAGTGTCCCAGGGGACCCTCTCAACCAGCATGGGTAGATTGACTCACCCTGGGGAACTCCTCAGACCTGGACAGACCTTCATCCACAGCATCACTGTCCCAGCCCTCAAGGTGCAAAACCACCTCCTGGGAAGGTGAGACCGGCTGGAAGGGGAATTGCTGCTGCCCCAAGTAGGGACTTGTGTCCATTCCTGGCATCCCTTAGCCCTGCTCCCTCACACCCGCCTGGCTCCCAGGCTGACGATTGGAGACTTTTCACTCCTGATGCCACTGCACACCCTTGGGAGCTGAACTGAGCGGTGGAAATGGAGAAGGAGCTCTTGGTGTACCAGGGAGCccctgggagagaagggagatgTTCAGGAGTGACAACTGGGAAGTTTTTGGGCGAGGGTATTTCCCACCACTCAGTGGCTCCTGTCTCACTCCTCCAGGCAGCctcatccctccctgcagccctggaggaCTTTGTGacccctgagctgctggagagcaaAAAGGGCTTCCAAGGTGAGAGGATTTCTGACACCAGCTGGACACTGACCCTGCCTGAGGGGCTGGTGTCATCGAGCATGGCCATCATCTCAGAGAGGGTTAAGGCACAACCTTGTGACACAGCGTTGTTTAATGTGGCTCTGAATAGGCTTCCAATAATTGTCAgggtgtgagagagagaaaacagagagctCAGGAGGAATTTGTGCATGGCGAGGGTGGTCAGTCCTTgcatgggctgcccagggagtggtggagtccccattgGCGGGGTGTTCAAGAAAGGCCTGGCGGTGGCACTCAGGGCTCCGGTGTAGCTGACAAGGTCCCAGGTTGGCGTGGATGGTGTCGGAGGCCTTTTCCACCCTCCGTGGTGCTGTGAGCCTGTGCCTGGAGCCCGCCGTGCCCAAGCGCTGCCCGAGCCGGCCCGGCCCGACCCCTTGGCCCGCGCTTTTGTGCTGAGGGCGTGGGGGGGGCGGctcccggggccgccgcgcTGAGGCGGAGCTGCCTCTGAGGCGCAGCTGCGGCGCTTCTCTGCCGAGGCCGCGGCGCCTCTGCTGCCGCTGCTGTGGGGCTCTGGGGCTTTGCCGGCGTTCCCAAAGCTCCCCTCGGCTTCTTTGGGACGGGGCTCCctcccggggccgccgcgcTGAGGTGGAGCTGCCGCTCGTCAGGGGCTCAAGGCTCCCCGCGCTGGGCCGGCGGagcggcggggctggggctccCCTGCGTCTCTGCCGGCGACAGGTCCCGTGAATAGACACGGCCCTGCTGCAATCAGCAGGGTAGAGGACAGGGCTGAAGGAGAGCCTTCCTCTCCAGGTGGGCACTTCCCCCTCATCACCTGGTGCCAGACAACGGTCTGGTGGGTGAGGGAATGGGACCGTAACACTCCACAGAGAACACTGACAAAGTAGAAGGTCGGGGTGCAATGACAATTTAttgaggcagagcagggacttATATAGGGTCTGGGCCAGAAGGGCTTGGTAACAGGGGAGGAGCATGAGATTGACATCCCAGGGCATAACAGGATAGGGGAACtcaggaagggaggaggagcgTGGGAGGAGTCGGACATTAGGGCCCAATGGGGACTCCCCCcgcactgcagcactgctcagccAATCAGTGCGGGATGAGCGGGAAAATGAGGGAGCAAACAACTCCTGGCAGGAAAACAGCTCTGGGCAAGCCTGGCCATGCCCCGGGCTACACAGGAAAATGGGGTTAATGCAATCATATGAGGAAAACACATCAAACAGTGTTTAAAACGGGATATAAACAAGCAAGTCCATAAGATAGAGTCCCGTCATGTGCCATAAATTTCTCTCCAGGCTTTAAAATGTTCCCAGTCAGACTCTGGCACCTCAGCACAAGATGGTCTCCAAGACTGAGCTGCTTCTAAGTCTGCTCAGCAAGAGGCAAGAGAGTGAGGGAGCCTCTGCTTTCACAGAccagtgctccagcccctgTTCCAACAGAGGAACCGCTGAGACTTTGCTCAGGGGCTATTTCCTGAACTGTTATCTTCTTAGCAATAAGGAAACAGGATCTAAGGAAATAACCTAGGAACTAGCCAAGGAACTAGGATCCAAGGGAATAGccaaggaaagaacagaaaggaaacagcatCTATTTCCTTGATCCTTTTTTGGAatgttctttccttctgtgctaCTTCCTTGGATGTGATTTCCTTGCTGTTCTTCTGTAGTAAGGCAGCTTTGACCTTGAGCTACAGCTGTGGCCTGGCAAAGGAACAAGTAAAAGGTCATTAAGGAAGAAAgtgtgagaaagagaagaaaagcagctgcagataGAGGAATGTGTTTGGACATGAGAAGAGATGGCGCCGGTGACCTGTCAGGAGACAGGATGGGGCGTGTGCACAGAAGCTGGAGACCAATTAGTGATGAGATACAGAGAGGTGAACAAGAACACTTAACCAATGACATGTATTATATGAGCGCGTGGACAGAGGAAAAGTAGCTAAACAGAACAAGTTTGTTTGTAAGAAAATCTTTTGGCCTGCCAACCTGCAGTCTGAGAGCATCCTTCAGGCCGCCGTCATTATTGCAGGTGGAAGAAGTTTGAGGAAATGCCTTTGCCCAGAGCCAAGATGCTCCTGGCCGGACGCtgccctgcctccagccccccaaaatCTGGGCTGCTGACTCCGTGACCCCTCTCTGCAGAGAGGATGCTGCAGGCGGCTGCCGTGCTCAGGACACCCCGAGGAGCCTCCCTGGGACCTGGGAAAGGAGGCGGGGTGGGATGCCCTGGGACCCTCCAAGTTCTCCCTGGGGATCTGGGAACAtgggggtgggaagagggaggt
Encoded proteins:
- the LOC116798531 gene encoding leucine-rich repeat-containing protein 37A3-like, which gives rise to MELALGPAKAQGEPTGKESKAQQGLNRNLDFLSDPLVNNGPAAISRVEDRAEGEPSSPGGHFPLLPDNTETSWKQEEERSRLLNKPGSPEGPDVLPVPGEDFETTVDRSLRLLVPDEGLRMFMAHMERALRTDCSLPGLQLACAKMVSKTGLLINLLSKRQENKGASAFTGQCPMEKNISRRTTLEEGKEHTGEKQQPRDKEISLVVLLSAVTTVFVMFKCVLHFLCNSVMEVEKEQEVRGCRGVIVSDCSP